GTAGGCGCACTCGTCAGACGGACTTCTGGTACGAGCGGAACGTGCGGGTCGACAGCCAGACCGCCGCCACCGCAAGGACCAGAAGGGCTCCCCCGCGGCCGAGCACCACACCCCAGTCGGGATCGGCGCTCAGCGCCGAACGGCCCGCCACCATCGCCCAGTTGACCGGGTTGAAATCGGCGATCTGCCGCATCCAGGACGGCATCTGGCTCGGGGCCATGAAGGAGGAGGAGAGGAAGGTCAGCGGCAGCAGCAGAAAGGTGTTGATGCCGATGATGGACTCGCGCTGGCGCACCAGCATACCCAGGGCGTTGGAGAGCGCGCCGAAGACCGTACCGAGCAGGATCGAGGCGACGAGGAGGATCAGCAGCCCGCCCGCGCCGCCCGGGTAGGTGGCACCGGCGGCCCAGCCGAGCAGCACGATGATCACCGACTGCACGGCGGTGCTGATGCCGTTCTGTACGACGTTGGCGTTCATCAGCGCGTTGCGGCTGACCGGCGTCGTCAGGAAGCGGTTGAGCGTGCCCCGCTCGATCTCCTCAAGGGTGCCCATTCCGGCCCACATGCTCGATCCGAGGGCGCTCATCACCACGATGCCCGGGATCAGGTAGTCCAGATAGGACGTGGTGCCGAAGCCGCCCAGCTCGACGACCTTCTTGAAGAGGTTGCCGAAGAGGAACAGCCAGATCACCGGCTGGATCAGGGAGATCGCCAGGAAGACCGGCTGCCGGATGATCGCCATGAGCTGCCGCTGGGTCATGTACCAGGTCTGGGCGAGAACGTGACTGCTCATCGGGTGGCTCCCGCAGGGGTGGGGGCAGGGATCCGCCGTGCGGCGGCGGCTTCGGCCTCGGAGAAGCGGCGTCCGGCATAGCGCAGATAGACGTCGTCGAGGGAGGGGCGGGCCACGGTGGCGGCGGCGACCGCCGCACCGGCCCGCTCCAGGGCGGTGAGCAGGACGGGGACGGCCGCGGCGCCGTCCTCGGCACGGACGCTCACCCGGCGGCCCTCGACCAGCACCTCGTACACACCGGGCAGTCCGGTGAGCGCGGCGGTGACCGCCACGGTGTCGCCCTCGGCGCGCAGCTCCATGTGGACGGCGTCGCCCCGGAGTTCGCCCTTGAGCGCGTCGGGTGTGCCCTCGACGACGATCCGGCCGCGGTCGACGATCGCGATGCGCTCGGCGAGCCGGTCGGCCTCCTCCAGATAGTGCGTCGTGAGGACGATGGTCAGGCCCTCGTCACCGGCCAGCCGGGAGATCTCGTCCCACATGGCCGTTCGGGCCTCCGGGTCGAGTCCGGTGGTGGGTTCGTCGAGGAAGAGCACCTCGGGGCGGTGGACCAGCCCGAGCGCCACGTCCAGGCGTCGCTGCATTCCGCCGGAGTACCCCTTCACCTGGCGTTTCGCGGCGCCGGCCAGGTCGAAGCGGTCGAGCAGCTCGTCGGCCCGGCGCTGGACGGCCGCGCCCCGCATCCCGTACAGCCTGCCCTGGAGCAGGAGGTTCTCGCGGCCGGTGGCGACCGGGTCGGCGCCTGACTTCTGGGCGACGACACCGATGGCGCGGCGGACCCGGTCGGGGTGGCGCAGGACATCGTGTCCGGCGACGGTCGCGGTGCCGGAGTCGGGGCGGGCCAGGGTGGTGAGGATCTTGACGGTGGTGGACTTTCCGGCGCCGTTGGGGCCGAGGAGTCCGAAGACCGTGCCGGCGTCGACGTCGAGGTCCATGCCGTTCAGTGCGGTGACATCGCCGGGATAGGTCTTGATCAGTTGTCGCGCCGCCACTGCGGGCGCACGGGTGCTCATGACAGAGCTCTCCTGTGATTCAGCGGGGTGCTCGGGTACACCGAGCACTCGGGCATGCCGAGCCGATCCGCGTGAAGAGCGCCGGGCTATCCTGGGTGTGCCGCACCTCGATCGCCCGGCTCGCCTTCACGGCATGGCCGGTCCGGGGTTCGAGACCCCGGAGGCCGCTGCTCCAACAGCTCCCACCGGGGTCTTTCGCTCTCATCGGTCCTGCGTTACGCCTTCCGCTCCGGGTCCAGGACGATCTCCTGCTCGTCCAGGTCCTGCCAGTCCTGCGGGACTTCGCCTGTCTCGTGGAAGGACTTCCACTCCTCGATGCCGCTGATGGTGGCGTCGGTGAGTTCCTGGTGGAAGTTCTTGATCCACTCCAGCTGCGCATCGATCATGTGGAGCTGATATTCGGTCTCGACGACAAAGACGCGGGGCGGTTTCTCGCCCAGCTGGCCGAGGATCCCCCGCAGCGCCGCGGCCTTGACCGTCAGCGCCGACTCCCGGGTCTCCATCAGCTCCGCCACGTCCTGCGGCGGCAGCACCGGCAGGAGCGAGAGCGCCGTCTCGAAGACCGGGTACTCGGCGGCCGGGACGGCGAGCAGATCGGAGAGCCAGTCGACCATCTCCGTGCGCCCGGCCCCGGTGATGCCGTAGAGCGTGCGCTCGGGGCGGTTGCCCTGCCGCTGGACCCCCGCGACCTCGACGTACCCGTGCTTCTCCAGGTTCTGGACGACGGTGTACAACGAGCCGAAATTGATCTTGACGCTGTGTTCCTTGCCGCGCCGACGGAGCGTCTGGGCGATCTCGTACGGATGCATGGAGCGCTCGGCGAGCAGCACCATGACCGTCAGCGCCAGCGGATTGCTGAGCTTGCGCCGCTTGGCCACATCCTCCACCGCCCTTCACTTCGCCGTCGAATACTCGTGGCCGAACATATCGCGTTCACCTGTACGCGTCAACCACGATGTATCGCGAATTCCGGAAGGAGTGGAAGGATCTCGCGCACTGCAGGCAGGGATGTGTGCGACCGGGGAGCGAGCCGAGTGAACGAGGAACGGAACGAGGACAGGGGCGAGGACCGGTACGGCGGCCGGGACGACGGGCGGGGCGATCACCGGCGGCTCGGGGCCTCAGGAGGAGCCGGGCGATCGCGCCGGGTCCGCACCGCCCTGGCCGCGCTCGGCGGTCTGATCGCCGGGTTCTGCGCCCTGGCCGTGGCCGAACTGGTAGCGGCCGTCGTACGCCCCGAGGCGGGCCCGGTCGCGGCGGTCGGCGGGGCGGTCATCGACCGCAGCCCCCCGGCCCTCAAGGAGTTCGCCGTACGGCACTTCGGCACCGACGACAAGCTGGCGCTGCAGCTGGGCATCGTGGTGCTGCTGGCGATCTTCGCCCTGGCTGTCGGGGTGCTGGCACTGCACCACCGGCGGACCGGCTCAGCGGCCGTGCTGGTCTTCGGGGCGGTCGGGGCAGCGGCGGCGGTGGGGCGACCGGAGGGCGGTCCCGCCGATGCGCTGCCCGCGGTGGTGGGTGCCGTGGTGGGCGCGGGAGTGCTGCATCTCCTGGCCGGACGGCTCGCGCCGGTTCCCCGCCCGTCTCCCGTCTCCGAGGCCGCCGGGGAGCCCTGCGAAACCTTCGACCGGCGCGGCTTTGTGATCGCGGCGACCACGGCGGCGGCCGCCTCGGCCGGCGCGGGATACCTGGGACGGCGGCTCACCTCCTCCATCCAGGCCGGAGCCTCCGCCTCACGCCGCGACCTGGTCCTCCCGGTACCCGATTCCGCCGCGCCCGCCGTACCGGCCGGTGCCGAACTCAGGATTCCGGGGCTGAGTCCCTTCATCACCCCGAACAAGGACTTCTACCGGGTGGACACGGCCCTGGTCGTGCCCCAGCTCGATGCCGACGAGTGGCGGCTGAGGATCCACGGCAGGGGTGTGACGCGGCCCGTCACGGTCGGCTTCCACGACCTGCTGCGCCGGGAGATCATCGAGCGCGACATCACGCTGGCCTGTGTGTCCAACGAGGTCGGCGGCCCGTACATCGGCAACGCGCGCTGGATCGGCGTACGACTGGCCGATCTGCTGCGCGAGGCCGGGGTGCGTCCGCCGTCGGAGGGCGGACCCGCCGACCAGATCGTGGCGCGTTCCGTGGAGGGCATGACGATCGGCACACCGGTCGAGGCGGTCATGGACGGGCGCGACGCGATGCTGGCGCTCGGCATGAACGGCGAGCCGCTGCCGTTCACGCACGGGTTTCCGGTCCGGATGGTCGTACCCGGCCTGTACGGGTACGTGTCGGCCTGCAAATGGATCAAGGACATCGAACTGACGACGTTCGGCGCGTACGACGCCTACTGGGTCAGGCAGGGCTGGTCACAGCAGGCGGTGATCAAGACCGAGTCGCGGATCGACACCCCCCGCCCGTTCGCCTCCCCGAAGCCCGGCACCGTGCCGGTGGCCGGGGTCGCCTGGGCCCAGCGCCGGGGCATCTCGCGGGTGGAGGTCCGGGTGGACGGCGGCCCGTGGCACGAGGCCCGGCTGGCGGCCGAGGACGGCCGCGACACCTGGCGCCAGTGGGTGTGGGAGTGGCCGGCCACCAAGGGCCGTCACACCCTCGAAGTCCGCGCGACCGACGGCACGGGCGCCACCCAGACCGGCCGGCAGTCCGGCACGCTGCCGAACGGCGCGACGGGCTGGCACTCGGTGGAGGTCGAGGTCCCCTGACCCCGGTCCCGGCCCGCACGGCACCCGAGCCGCCCCCCCCGGCGCGAGTCCGTCCATCCCCCACGTGAGCACTTCGGCCCCGCACGGACACGGATGCGTCATTCAGCTGAAACAGCCCGTCCCTAATTTCTGTCGCCCGACAGGAAATCGGCGACAGGGGCTGACATGACCGCCACCGCACCAACCGACGTACGACCGGACCCGCCCGAGCCCGGCCGGACCGACCGCGAAGCCCTGGCCGGTTTCGGCTACCGGCAGGAGCTGCGCCGGTCCATGGGGCGGTACGCCTCGTTCGCGGCCGGGTTCTCCTTCATCTCCGTCCTCACGACCGTCTTTCAATTCTTCGCCTTCGGCTTCTCGTTCGGCGGTGCCGCCTTCTTCTGGACCTGGCCCGCGGTGCTGCTCGGCCAGCTGCTGGTGGCCGCGTGCTTCGCCGAACTCGCCGCCCGCTACCCGCTGTCGGGGGCGATCTACCAGTGGTCGACCCGGCTGAGCACGCCCGCCTTCGGCTGGTTCGCGGGCTGGATCATGGTGATCGGGCAGATCGTGGTGGTCGCCGCGGCAGCGCTCGCGCTCCAGGTGGTGCTTCCCGCGGTCTGGTCGGGCTTCCAGCTGCTGGGCGGTGACCCGGCGCCGACCACGCCGACGGGCGCGGGCAACGCGGCGCTGCTCGCGGTGGTGCTGCTGGCACTCACCACGACGGTGAATCTGCTCGACAACCGGGTCATGTCGGCCGTGAACCGGATCGGTGTCACGGCGGAGATCATCGGTGCCGTACTCATCGTGGTGCTCCTGTTCACGCACGTCGAGCGCGGCACCGGTGTCACCCTGCACACCGGGGGACAGGGCGGCGCGATCGGAGCGCTCCTCGTCGGTTCGTTCACGGCGGCGTACGTCCTGATCGGGTTCGACAGCGCGGGCGAGATGAGCGAGGAGACCCGCAGCCCACGCCGCACCGCGCCCCGCACGATCCTGCTGGCGCTCGCCTCGGCCGGGGTGCTGGGCGGGCTGCTGGTGCTGGGCGGAGTGCTGGCCGCGCCGAGCCTCACCGACGGGCGACTGGCCACGGAGGGCCTCTCGTACGTGCTGACCAGCAGCCTGGGCGACGGGGTGGGACGGCTGCTGCTCGCCGATGTGGCGGTCGCCGTCGCCGTGGCCACGCTCGCCATCCAGACCGCCGGTTCCCGGATGCTGTTCTCGATGGCCCGCGACGGGGTCCTGCCCTGCTCCACCCGGCTGGCGAAGGTCTCCCCGCGCACCGGAATGCCGGCCGCCCCCGCGCTTCTGGTGGGCGCGGCGGCAGCGGCTCTCGGACTGCTCAACCTGGCGTCCCCGGAGGCGTTCCTCGCGATCGGCACCACGTGTATCGCGATGCTCTACCTGGCCTACGCGATGGTCACGGGCCCCATGCTCCTGCGCCGCCTGCGCGGCATCCCACTCGCCCCGGACACCGACGCCACGACCCACGACGAGTCGGGCCACCCCCTGTTCTCGCTGGGCCGCCTGGGACTTCCGGTCAACGCCCTGGCCTTCCTGTACGGAACGGCAATGACGGTCAATCTGGCCTGGCCACGGGCCGCGGTGTACGACCCGGCGGGCGGCCACTGGTACTTCCAGTGGTTCACGGTGCTGTTCCTGGGTGCGACGGTGCTGCTCGGTGCGGTCTATCGCGTGTACGGGAGGAGATCGCGCTCCGTACGCTGACCCGATGAACCGTCCAGGCGTCATGGACCGGCAGAACCGGGTGGCAGGTGCCGTCATCGGATCGGCGATCGGCGACGCGCTGGGGGCGCCGTTCGAGTTCGGTCCCGCCGGCGTGTACGCGGCCCGCTTCCCGGACGGCGTCGGCACGATGTGCGGGGGCGGCGGCTGGGATCCGGGCGAGGCCACGGACGACACCCAGATGGCCGTTCTGGTCGCGGAGTCCCTGCTGGAGCAGGGCGGCCTGGACCTCCCCGACATGTTCGGACGGTTTCGCCGATGGGCGGCGGGTGAACCGAAGGACATCGGGCTGCAGACCGAGGCCGTTTTGACGAGCGGTGACCCCTGGGACCTCGCGGCGGCGCTGCACTTCCAGATCAACGGGCGTGCGGCGGGCAACGGTTCGCTGATGCGGGCCGCCGCGCCTGCCGTGTACTTCGCACGGGCGGGGCAGGCAGCGACGATGGGCGCCGCCCGCCGCATCGCCGCGCTGACGCATGGCGACCGGGCCGCCTGGGAGGGCACCGCCGTGTTCCACGAGCTGATCCGGGTGGCGCTGGAGGGTGGCGATCCGTTCGCCGCCCTCCCTGATGCCCTGGACCGCGTGCACGAGAATCACCGCAAGCGCTGGGCCGCCGTCCTCGCGCCCGGCTGGCATCCCGACGCGGCGACGGAGTTCAACGGCGCGGTGTGGCCGTGTCTGGGCACCGCACTGTGGGCGCTGCGCACCACAGGTACGTACGAGAACGCACTGGCCGCGGCGGTCGACGTGGGTGGGGACACGGACACCGTCGCGGCGGTGACCGGCGGTCTGGCAGGAGCGGTGTACGGCTTCGACGCGATTCCGCCGCGGTGGACAGACCCCCTGCACGTGCCGCTGCCGGGATACGGGGGCCGCGTGCTGCGGACGTCCGACCTGGTGGGTTTGGCCCGCCGCTTGGACCGTGCCTCGCGTGATGTGATTCCCGCGGACATTCACACGCCCTGCAACTACACATAAGGGTGAGATAAGGGCAGAATGGGCTTAGCAGGCCGAAAATCGCACAAAAACGGCAACCAGGTCTGCAGGAGCGAAGGAGACGAACCCATGTCAAACCTCTCGCACACCGGCCGCGACATCGCCAGTCACCCCGATGTTTCCGAAATGCGCGATCGCTACAACCGCGTACTCGGTGGCCGTGACGTGGCCCTCGTGGATGCACCGGTGTTCCTCATCGGCCTCTACTGCGCCATCTCGCCCTGGGTGGTCAACTTCACGACGAGCCAGCCCGCGCTCTCGACGCACAACCTGATCATGGGTATCGCGATCGCGGCGCTGGGCCTCGGGTTCACCGTGATGCCGGAGCGGATGTACGGCCTGAGCTGGGCCATCTGCGCCATAGGCGCCTGGATGATCATCTCGACGTGGGTCGTCGGCAGCAGCCCGGACCTCGGCGTCATCCTCAACAACGTCATCATCGGCGGACTGACCGTGCTGCTGGGGTTGGCCTGCGTAGGGGTGTCGATGAAGAGCGGCAAGCACCCGACCTGAGCCAAGGCCCGTCGGCCGGTCCGCATGGAGCGGACCGGCCGACGGCCGTTGCCCCGCCCCTGCGCCGAACCTCAGCCCTTCCCCACGCCCACGATCCGCAGCGCCGCATCCGCCGTGGCCGCCGCGAACGCGCCGACCGCACGCTCCGGACCGGACCGGTGGACCAGGATCACGCCCTCGATCAGCCCGAACACCAGGTCCGTGCGGAGTGACGCCTCGTCCTCGCCGAGGGCCGCGCCCGCCTCCGTGGCCGCCAGCAACTGCCCGTACGCCTGCTTCAGTTCGGCCCGGACGCGGTGGAAGTCCGCGAACCGCTCGGCCCGCACCTCGGGCAGCACATACAGCGCTCCGAGGTTGTGCGGACCGCCGCACAGCAGCGCCACGTCCGAGCGGCACAGCTCCCACAGCCGGTCCTCCGCGTCCGTCGCCCCGTCAGCGAGCAGCCGCCTCGCCAGTGCCAGCGACGGCCTGACCGTGGACTCCAGCAGCTCGGCCAGCAGATCCTCCTTGCCCGCCACGTAGTGGTACATCGTCGCCTGACGCATACCCGCCCGCTCGGCGACGGCCCGGGTGGTGGTCGCGGCGTATCCGCGCGTGGTGAACAACTCGGCGGCCGCGGTGAGCAGTTCGTCGCGCGCGGTCAGCCCGCTGTCCGGCCGCTGCTGGGCCCGCGGGCGGCCGACCTTTCTTCCGGTGCTGGACATGGGCCGATCGTCGCACATCCGCCGACGACGCGATCTTGGTGAGCACTCGGTAACTCCCGCGCAACGGACGGGCAATGGCCACGACTTCCCGGCGTCCTAATTTCTGTCGTGCGACAGAAATCGGCCGCAGTCAGGCCGCATCAGCACGTCAGCCCCCGTCGAGCCGGAGGTCCAGCCATGGCGACAGCGACGACACACGGAGCCCGGGACCATGCCCGCGCCCAGCACGGCACCCGTACCGAGTCCATGCCGGTGGTGCCCGCGAGCGACTGGCCCGATCCTCTTCCCGGCCCGCCGGTCTGGGCCGAGACCGTCGCGGGCGGCAGCTACACGCACCGCGTCCTGGCCCGCGGCACCGAACTGCGGCTCACGGACCTCGCGGGCGACGCCTGCGCCCATCTGCTGCTGTACGTCGACGGGCGGCCGTGGGAGCGGCTCAACACCGCCGACACGGTGAAGGTCCAGTGGAACGCCTACCTCGGCGCCGGCCGGCTGCTCCTCTCCGACCAGGGCCGGGTCCTCGCCTCGGTGATCGCCGACTCCTCCGGCCGCCACGACGCGCTCTGCGGCACCTCGACCCTCGTACGGAACACCGCGCGGTACGGCGACGGCACCCCGCAGTCGGCCTCCCCCGCCGGCCGGGAGCTGCTGAAGCTGGCCGCGGCCAAGAACGGTCTCGGCCCGCGCGACCTGCCGCCCTCGGTCTCCTTCTTCCAGGGGGTGGAGGTACGGGAGGACGGCACCCTGGACTTCACCGGCCCGGCCGGAGCGGGCGCCGCGGTGACGCTGCGCGCCGAGCAGGATCTGACCGCACTGATCGCGAACGTCCCGCATCCACTGGACCCACGTCCGGAGTACGTCTGCACCCCGCTGGAGGTACTGGCCTGGCGCGCCGGGCCGACGGCGCCCGGGGACCCGTTCTGGGATGCCGCCCCGGAGGGTCACCGGGCCTTCCTCAACACGCTCGACTTCCTCACCGCCAGGGGGCTCGCATGACCGTCGCCACCGCTGTCACCGACACCGACAGCATCCGCCGCTCGGACCTGATCCCCGCGCGGGCCGCCTG
This sequence is a window from Streptomyces sp. NBC_01217. Protein-coding genes within it:
- a CDS encoding ABC transporter permease, which produces MSSHVLAQTWYMTQRQLMAIIRQPVFLAISLIQPVIWLFLFGNLFKKVVELGGFGTTSYLDYLIPGIVVMSALGSSMWAGMGTLEEIERGTLNRFLTTPVSRNALMNANVVQNGISTAVQSVIIVLLGWAAGATYPGGAGGLLILLVASILLGTVFGALSNALGMLVRQRESIIGINTFLLLPLTFLSSSFMAPSQMPSWMRQIADFNPVNWAMVAGRSALSADPDWGVVLGRGGALLVLAVAAVWLSTRTFRSYQKSV
- a CDS encoding ATP-binding cassette domain-containing protein, translated to MSTRAPAVAARQLIKTYPGDVTALNGMDLDVDAGTVFGLLGPNGAGKSTTVKILTTLARPDSGTATVAGHDVLRHPDRVRRAIGVVAQKSGADPVATGRENLLLQGRLYGMRGAAVQRRADELLDRFDLAGAAKRQVKGYSGGMQRRLDVALGLVHRPEVLFLDEPTTGLDPEARTAMWDEISRLAGDEGLTIVLTTHYLEEADRLAERIAIVDRGRIVVEGTPDALKGELRGDAVHMELRAEGDTVAVTAALTGLPGVYEVLVEGRRVSVRAEDGAAAVPVLLTALERAGAAVAAATVARPSLDDVYLRYAGRRFSEAEAAAARRIPAPTPAGATR
- a CDS encoding PadR family transcriptional regulator — encoded protein: MAKRRKLSNPLALTVMVLLAERSMHPYEIAQTLRRRGKEHSVKINFGSLYTVVQNLEKHGYVEVAGVQRQGNRPERTLYGITGAGRTEMVDWLSDLLAVPAAEYPVFETALSLLPVLPPQDVAELMETRESALTVKAAALRGILGQLGEKPPRVFVVETEYQLHMIDAQLEWIKNFHQELTDATISGIEEWKSFHETGEVPQDWQDLDEQEIVLDPERKA
- a CDS encoding molybdopterin-dependent oxidoreductase codes for the protein MIAGFCALAVAELVAAVVRPEAGPVAAVGGAVIDRSPPALKEFAVRHFGTDDKLALQLGIVVLLAIFALAVGVLALHHRRTGSAAVLVFGAVGAAAAVGRPEGGPADALPAVVGAVVGAGVLHLLAGRLAPVPRPSPVSEAAGEPCETFDRRGFVIAATTAAAASAGAGYLGRRLTSSIQAGASASRRDLVLPVPDSAAPAVPAGAELRIPGLSPFITPNKDFYRVDTALVVPQLDADEWRLRIHGRGVTRPVTVGFHDLLRREIIERDITLACVSNEVGGPYIGNARWIGVRLADLLREAGVRPPSEGGPADQIVARSVEGMTIGTPVEAVMDGRDAMLALGMNGEPLPFTHGFPVRMVVPGLYGYVSACKWIKDIELTTFGAYDAYWVRQGWSQQAVIKTESRIDTPRPFASPKPGTVPVAGVAWAQRRGISRVEVRVDGGPWHEARLAAEDGRDTWRQWVWEWPATKGRHTLEVRATDGTGATQTGRQSGTLPNGATGWHSVEVEVP
- a CDS encoding amino acid permease, encoding MTATAPTDVRPDPPEPGRTDREALAGFGYRQELRRSMGRYASFAAGFSFISVLTTVFQFFAFGFSFGGAAFFWTWPAVLLGQLLVAACFAELAARYPLSGAIYQWSTRLSTPAFGWFAGWIMVIGQIVVVAAAALALQVVLPAVWSGFQLLGGDPAPTTPTGAGNAALLAVVLLALTTTVNLLDNRVMSAVNRIGVTAEIIGAVLIVVLLFTHVERGTGVTLHTGGQGGAIGALLVGSFTAAYVLIGFDSAGEMSEETRSPRRTAPRTILLALASAGVLGGLLVLGGVLAAPSLTDGRLATEGLSYVLTSSLGDGVGRLLLADVAVAVAVATLAIQTAGSRMLFSMARDGVLPCSTRLAKVSPRTGMPAAPALLVGAAAAALGLLNLASPEAFLAIGTTCIAMLYLAYAMVTGPMLLRRLRGIPLAPDTDATTHDESGHPLFSLGRLGLPVNALAFLYGTAMTVNLAWPRAAVYDPAGGHWYFQWFTVLFLGATVLLGAVYRVYGRRSRSVR
- a CDS encoding ADP-ribosylglycohydrolase family protein — protein: MNRPGVMDRQNRVAGAVIGSAIGDALGAPFEFGPAGVYAARFPDGVGTMCGGGGWDPGEATDDTQMAVLVAESLLEQGGLDLPDMFGRFRRWAAGEPKDIGLQTEAVLTSGDPWDLAAALHFQINGRAAGNGSLMRAAAPAVYFARAGQAATMGAARRIAALTHGDRAAWEGTAVFHELIRVALEGGDPFAALPDALDRVHENHRKRWAAVLAPGWHPDAATEFNGAVWPCLGTALWALRTTGTYENALAAAVDVGGDTDTVAAVTGGLAGAVYGFDAIPPRWTDPLHVPLPGYGGRVLRTSDLVGLARRLDRASRDVIPADIHTPCNYT
- a CDS encoding SPW repeat protein, whose amino-acid sequence is MSNLSHTGRDIASHPDVSEMRDRYNRVLGGRDVALVDAPVFLIGLYCAISPWVVNFTTSQPALSTHNLIMGIAIAALGLGFTVMPERMYGLSWAICAIGAWMIISTWVVGSSPDLGVILNNVIIGGLTVLLGLACVGVSMKSGKHPT
- a CDS encoding TetR/AcrR family transcriptional regulator, producing MSSTGRKVGRPRAQQRPDSGLTARDELLTAAAELFTTRGYAATTTRAVAERAGMRQATMYHYVAGKEDLLAELLESTVRPSLALARRLLADGATDAEDRLWELCRSDVALLCGGPHNLGALYVLPEVRAERFADFHRVRAELKQAYGQLLAATEAGAALGEDEASLRTDLVFGLIEGVILVHRSGPERAVGAFAAATADAALRIVGVGKG
- a CDS encoding urea amidolyase associated protein UAAP1, giving the protein MATATTHGARDHARAQHGTRTESMPVVPASDWPDPLPGPPVWAETVAGGSYTHRVLARGTELRLTDLAGDACAHLLLYVDGRPWERLNTADTVKVQWNAYLGAGRLLLSDQGRVLASVIADSSGRHDALCGTSTLVRNTARYGDGTPQSASPAGRELLKLAAAKNGLGPRDLPPSVSFFQGVEVREDGTLDFTGPAGAGAAVTLRAEQDLTALIANVPHPLDPRPEYVCTPLEVLAWRAGPTAPGDPFWDAAPEGHRAFLNTLDFLTARGLA